GGAAATTTATTCAACAATACTTAATTATTTTTTACTATTGGAAACTTAGTGATTTTTTATAGTTTGGAAACTAGCGATCGCTCTATAGCGCGAAAGTTTGTCCGCGCGATGTCTTCGATTCGGGGATGAGGGATTAGCTGCGATCGCTCGGCCATCAGATTTTCAGACTTATGTCAAAAAAGCCAGATAATCAGAATACTGTTTGGCTATCCAGCAAACAACAGCTTCATGAAACTTGAATCTTTACTGAAACTCAATCGTACTATTCGCGTTATTGGCTTCGATGATGCTCCTTTCAATCGAGGTGTTGATGACTATGTATCTATAGCTGGGGTGGTATGTGCCGGAACTCGATTTGAAGGTATGGTATGGGGCAAAATCCAACAAGATGGTTTCGATACGACAGAAGTCATCTGCAAGTTGTTGATTGGAAAGAAGTTTTTACCACAAATACATATATTGTTATTAGATGGAATTGGGTTTGGCGGATTTAATGTTGTCAATCTTCCAGAATTAGCCCTACGCCTGCAACTACCCTGCGTCACTGTGATGCGCCGCCAACCGGATCTAGCTGCTGTTACAGAAGCAATGAGTCGTTTGCCAGACTTTCAGCAGCGACAGAAACTTTTGCAGCAAGCTGGCCCGATCTATGATTATTCACCCTTTTTCTTCCAAGTTAGCGGTGAAGAACCTGCTGTAGTAGCCAAGGTGCTTCAACGCTTAACTGACTGTGGCAAAGTTCCAGAAGCTTTACGGTTAGCTCATTTAATTACAGCTGCTGTCATGACTGGAGAAAGCGGAAGTTCGGCTTAAAATAGCATACCCACAATACTGTGGATGCAGATAGCGATCGCCCTCGTCACCGACTTGTCTAAAAAAGCCAACCTCGCTCAACTCCCACCATTGTCTTCATCTTTGAAATCGGCAAAACTCGGTAGATATTAAAGAGGCTAAATCTCAATTTTGAATTTTGAATTGGTATAACTGCTTTTACTTTACACGCCATACTTTTTAAACCATGCTTGCAGGCGTTTCCAGCCATCTTTAGCCTCTTTCTCTCTATAAGAAGGACGATAATCGGCAAAAAAGGCGTGGGGTGCATCTGGGTAAACGACTATTTCAGATTTACTGCTGCTGGACTTTAAGCGATGTCTACGACGGGCTATGCCTACGCGCATTTGCTCCACTGTCTCTAATGGAATTCCAGTATCCTTTCCGCCATAAAGTCCCAGCACTGGAACTTTCAAATTAGAGGCAATATCAATGGGATGCCGTGGTGTTAATTCCGTAGAATCCCCTACCAAGCGTCCATACCACGCTACACCAGCCTTAACTTTGGGATTGTGTGCTGAATATAACCAAGTAATCCGACCACCCCAGCAAAAGCCTGTAATGGCTAATTTATCAGCATTACCCTTGGCAGACTTGACAGCCCAATTGACAGCAGCATCCAAGTCAGATAACACCTGGGCGTCTGGTACTTTTGCTACCACCTTACGAATTTCATCAATGTTACTTAATTTCGAGACATCGCCTTGACGGGCAAATAATTCTGGTGCGATCGCTAAATAACCCAACTTGGCAAAACGACGGCAAACATCTTGGATGTGTTCGTGTACACCAAAAATTTCCTGAATCACCAACACCACCGGAAAATTCCCTCCAGTTGCAGGTACTGCTCTATAAGCTGGAATTTCACCATCTTGAACCGGAATTTTCACCGCACCAGCTAGTAAACCTTTAGCATCAGTTGTGATGACTTGAGCATAAATAGGTTGTACTGCTACGGCAAAACCAGTTGCTAGAGTAGCAGTAGCGATAAATTTGCGGCGGGTAAGTTCCTTCATCTTCTTTTACCTTCAACTATTGGGGTTTAGTTTTAGTTTTTTGGATATTATTAACTTTTGTCAACTTACGTTAAGTATAAACTGAAGTCCTATCATATTTAGACTTTCTAACTATTTGTTATTAATAAATTTAGGTAAACATATATTTTATTGGCGAAAGGCTTGAATTTTCTCTAGCATCATGCAATACTGCTGAATTAATCACCGTTAAATCGGTCAATGATTAGTATTTTACAAAAAATGTCTGTATTACCTTACAAATAAGTCTTTCAGGTCTTCTCAAAGTTATGCACAGATAAATTTGGCTAACCATGTCTGTGATTTTAAAAATATTCCTTTCTATAAATTCAGGAGTGAGAGCCAGTGAGCGCAAATCAATTAGCGGAACAATCATTTGCTAGTGACTCCAATCTAGATTTAGAGGCCGATGTTTTAGTGATTGGAGGTGGCCCGGCTGGTACTTGGGCAGCCTACAATGCTGCGGCTGCTGGTGTTCGGGTTGTTCTGGTAGACAAAGGCTATTGTGGCTCTAGTGGTGCAACTGCCTCTGGGGGGACTAGCGTGTGGTATGTAGCAAACCCCAACCAACGAGAAACCGCTATGGCCAGTCGGGAAGCTCTGGGAGGGTTTTTATCAGAGCGAGATTGGATGGAGCGAGTTCTAGATCGGACTCAAGCAAATCTGCATCAGTTGGGTGATTGGGGTTATCCCTTTCCCTCAGATCAACAAGGACAACCTTACTATCGTTCCCTCCAGCAAGGTGCAGAATATATGCGTCTGATGCGTAAGCAAGTCAAGAAAGCCGGAGTGCAAATTCTCGACCATAGCCCCGCCTTGGAATTGCTGCTAGACGAAGCAGGAGCAGTAGCCGGGGCGAAAGGAATTCGTCGCCAAGCGGGCGGACGGTGGACAGTACGAGCTAAAGCAGTAGTCATCGCCACTGGTGGTTGTGCTTTTTTGAGTAAAGCCCTTGGTTGTAACGTCCTCACCGGAGATGGTTATTTAATGGCGGCTGAAGCTGGGGTAGAAATGTCCGGAATGGAATTTTCTAATGCCTATGCTCTTACTCCTGCCTTTGCTTCTGTGACTAAAGGAGCTTTCTATCGTTGGGCAACATTCACCTATGAAGATGGCACAGTAATTGAAGGTGCTGGTTCTCAACGAGGACGCTCTATAATTGCCAAGACACTGCTGAACCAACCTGTGTACTGTAGTCTGCACGAAACCCCAGAGGAAGTACGGGCTTGGATGCGAACTATTCAGCATAATTTCTTTTTACCTTTTGATCGCAGAGGCATTGACCCCTTCACCCAACGCTTCCCGGTAACTCTGCGTTTGGAAGGCACAGTCCGAGGTACTGGTGGAATTCGGATTGTCGATAATTCTTGTGCAACCTCAGTCTCCGGACTCTATGCAGCTGGAGATGCAGCTACACGGGAATTAATCTGTGGCGGCTTTACAGGTGGTGGTAGTTACAACGCTGCTTGGGCAATGTCTTCCGGCTATTGGTCAGGACAAGCTGCGGCTAACTATGCTCGTCAATTAGGAGACAAGGCAAATCAACGGCGAGTGCATTCAATTGGACAGGCAGGAGTCAGTTCAGAGAGTAACAATACTTTTGACCCCCAAGAAATTATCAAAGCTACCCAAGCCGAAGTAATACCATACGATCGCAATCTCTTCCGTACCGAACAAGGCTTGAGCGATTCCCTAGAAAGATTGCATAGTTTGTGGCGAGAAGTCCGTCATAGTAACGCCCCAACAGATAGCCAAGCATTACCAGCCAGAGAAGCGGCGGCGATGGTTGCCACTGCCCGGTGGATGTATACTTCAGCACAAGCTAGAAAAGAAACGAGGGGAATGCACAAACACCAAGATTTTCCTCAGCAAGATGCTAACCAACAATATCGGCTCGTTAGTGGCGGATTAGATACAGTCTGGGCAAAGCCCGAACAAGAAGTTGTCAAGAGGGAGTTAGTAGCACTGTGATTGAATTAGTCAGTGAATCTCGCTGTATTAAATGTAATCTTTGCGTCACTGCTTGTCCGACAAATGTGTTCGATGCAGTACCAGGAAGTGCGCCTAAAATTGCCCGCCAGAGCGATTGTCAAACTTGTTATATGTGCGAACTCTACTGTCCTGTAGATGCGCTGTATGTCGATCCCAACGCTGAGGAATCAGTTCCAGTGGATGAAGAAACTTTGATAGCAGATGGTTTACTTGGCAGTTATCGGAAAAATGTAGGTTGGGGAAAAGGACGCACGCCTGCGGCTAAAAATGAGAAGTCTGCCTACTATTATCCAGTGATGCAAAGTAGCAGTAACCTGCCTACAGATGCACAAGGAAGAATTCTTCCTTGGGGAACGCAGCAGGCTAATTCGTAGTTGAGAAGTTTCTCCCTCTGCTTCCCCTACCTAAATTTATTCCACTATTCTGCAACGCCAAATACCCTACTTCCCTCTCTATGAGTTCCCAAGTAATTGAGCGCAGTTTCCTGCATCGACTTTTAGCTTCAGTCACAACTGTTGCGCTGTTATCCAGTCTTGCCAGTTGTACTTCTCCACAAAGCCAGTCTAATAACTCAGCAGTAGCTTCATCCAATACTGGAGCAAATTCGGCAGAGGCGAAAACCCTGGTTTTACGAGTTGGTTTTATCAGTTCAGAAAGCAAATTACCTATTGGCCCAGAGGGTTGGGCGCTGCAAAAAGGGACATTGACACCTGCCCTCAAAAGCTTGGGTGTGACGGAAGTAAAATTTATTCCCTTTGTAGGAGGCCCGGCACTTAACGAAGCTTTAGTCAGCGGTCAATTAGATATGGGTTTGTATGGAGATACTCCAGCTCTAGTCGGTAAAGCAGCAGGTCTTTCCACCCGATTGATTAATCAGACTAGAGTTGGTCAGAATGCTTGGTTGATTACTAATAAAAATGGTGTAAGCTCAGTTGCTCAACTTAATGGTACGAAGGTAGGGGTTGCTAAAGGCACTTATCCTCATCGTTATCTGATGGGTTTGCTGGAAAAAGAGGGATTGAGCAAAGATGTGAAGGTAGTACAGATTCCTTCTGCTGATGCTAAACCAGCATTAGAACGAGGTGATATTTCTGCCTATCCTTTTGCGATGGGAGCAGGGCCAACATTGGTTTCTCAAGGATTTCCAGCGATAGACCAAGCTAAGGATCATCAAGGATTAGTGGGGACAGGGGTAAGTGTGGTGACAGAAAATTTCCTCTCTCAACACCCTGAACTGCCGCAAACGTGGAATCAAATGAGAAAAGCAGCTTTGCAGGAAATTAAAGCCAAACCAGAGGAATTTTACCAGTTTGCGGCTCAAGCAAGTGGAAATCTGCCATTGCCTATTGTGAAAGAATCCTATCCTTTAGATCTGTATCCTACAGAGCCTTTTACACCGGAAGGATTAAAACTTTTAAATTCCACAAAGCAGTTTCTCGCCGAGCAGAAATTGTTGAAGTCGGATTTTCATATCAAAGATTGGCAAATCCCCAATCCCTAAAAGAGTTTGTAAAAGCTACTCTCGCATTTTGGGGGAAGCTTTGCCCTTCCCCTTTTCTTAATTCTATAAGGAGTAAATTCATGAATTTTCGTCAAAATGCTTCTAATCTAGATTTAGCCACCGATGTATTAATTATTGGTGGCGGCCCATCTGGGACTTGGGCTGCTTGGAATGCTGCAAATAGCGGAGCAAAAGTTGTGTTAGTAGACAAGGGTTACTGCGGTACAAGTGGTGCAGCAGCCGCTTCTGGGAATGGCGTATGGTACGTTCCACCAGATCCAGAACAACGGGAAGCCGCAATGGCAAGTCGGGAAGCGATGGGAGGCTTTCTTGCAGACCGAAACTGGATGACTAGAGTATTAAATCGCACCTACGACAACATTAATTCCCTTGCAGATGAGGGCTATCCTTTCAGTGTTGATGCTAATGGAAATGTTATTCGTCGCTCCTTGCAAGGCCCAGAGTATATGCGGTTCATGCGCAGAAAAATTAAGCAAGCAGGAGTGAAAATTTTAGACCACAGTCCGGCTTTAGAGTTGTTGGTAGATGCCGAAGGTGCTGTAGCTGGCGCTAAGGGGATTAATCGTCAGTCTGGGGAACGTTGGACAGTCCGAGCCGGGGCAGTTGTGATTGCTACAGGTGGCTGTGCTTTCTTAAGTAAGGCTCTCGGTTGCAATGTCCTCACTGGCGATGGTCTATTGATGGCAGCCGAGGCGGGTGCGGATTTCTCTGGTATGGAATTTTCTAATGCCTACGCAATTTCTCCAGCTTTTGCTTCTGTGACTAAGACTCGTTATTACGATTGGGCTTCTTTCACCTATGAAGATGGCACGGTAATTGAAGGTGCAGGTTCTAAGCGCGGTCGTTCTGTAATTGCCAAAACATTACTGACTCAGCCAGTTTATGCCTGTCTCGATCAAAATATGGATGAGGAAACAAAAGCTTGGATGCGCGCATCTCAGCCTAACTTCTTTGTAGTCTTCGATCGCGCTGCTATTGACCCCTTCACCCAAAGATTCCCTATCACCCTACGTTTGGAAGGCACTGTACGCGGTACTGGTGGAATTAAAATTACAGATTACACCTGTGCGACCTCAGTTAAGGGACTGTATGCTGCGGGAGATGCAGCTACGAGAGAGTTAATTTGTGGTGGTTTTACAGGCGGTGGTAGCCACAATGCAGCCTGGGCAATGTCTTCTGGCTATTGGTCTGGACAGTCTGCGGCTAACTACGCCCTGAGTTTGGGAGAACAAGCCACTCAACGCAGCGTACAGGGAGTTGGTGAAGCAGGATTGCATGGTGAAGGTCATCATAAATTCTCCCCAGATGAAGCGATCGCTGCAACTCAAGCTGAAGTTTTCCCCTACGACCGCAACCTTTTCCGCAGTGCTACAGGGTTAAACGCATCCCTAGATAGACTAAATGACCTCTGGCAAGAAATCCGCCATAGTCATACACCAGATGATAGCCAAATTGTGCGATCGCGCGAAGCAGCGGCGATGGTTGCGACTGCGCGTTGGATGTACAACAGTGGTTTGCAACGTCAAGAAACTAGAGGGATGCACAAACGCATGGATTACCCACAACAAGACCCTAACCAGCAATATCGGCTGCTGAGTGGTGGGTTAGATAAGATTTGGGTCAAACCGGAGTCAGTAGTTGCTAACCGGGAATTAGTAACGGTGTAATTCTCAAAGACTGAGTATTCTCAAATTCTTTCTCTGCTTCCTCTGCGTCTCTGTGGTTAGATAAATAAGTTATGAACCACAGAGGAGGACTCTTGCGTGGGTAGTAGAATTAGACTCTTATACAGAGACGTGATATACCGCGTCTCTAACGTTACTCCCTACTCATTAAATAAATCCAAGTCTGTGACAGCACCAACACTGCTAGAAGAAACTAACTTAGCATATTTTGCTAAGATGCCTTTTGTATAACGGGGTGGACGAGGTTGCCATTTAGCGCGACGATTAGCTAATTCTACATCAGAAATATTGATTTGTAACAAGCGAGAATTAGCATCAATAGTGATACTATCGCCCTCTTCGACTAGCGCGATCGCACCACCAACGGCGGCTTCTGGTGCGACGTGTCCGACTACCATCCCGTAAGTACCGCCGGAAAAGCGTCCATCAGTAATTAATCCTACAGAATCACCTAAACCCGCACCAATAATTGCTGAGGTGGGTGCTAGCATTTCTCGCATACCAGGGCCGCCTTTCGGGCCTTCGTAGCGGATGACAATTACATCACCGACTTGAATCTTACCTGCAAGGATGGCATCTAAGCATTCTTCTTCGGAATCAAATACCCTTGCGGGGCCAGTAATGCTGGGATTTTTCACCCCAGTAATTTTTGCTACTGCTCCCTCTGTAGCGAGATTCCCTTTGAGGATGGCTAAATGACCTTGGGAATACATCGGGTTATTCCAAGGACGAATCACATCTTGATTGCTGGGTGGTTCGTCGGGGACATCTGCTAAAATTTCGGCAATAGTTTTACCTGTGATGGTGATACATTCACCGTGAAGTAATCCATGCACTAATAGCATTTTCATCACTTGGGGAATACCACCAACTTTGTGTAAGTCTGTGGCGACATATCTACCACTGGGTTTTAAATCGCATAAAACAGGGACGCGATCGCGGATAGTTTCAAAATCATCTAGATTAAGTTCTACACCAGCCGCATGAGCGATCGCCAGAAAATGTAACACGGCGTTAGTTGAACCACCTACAGCCATAATCACAGAAATCGCATTTTCGATAGATTTGCGCGTGATAATTTGTCGGGGTAAGAGTTGATTGCAAATTGCTTCTACTAATACCTTGGCTGATTCTTCTGTACTATCGGCTTTTTCCTCATCTTCTGCCGCCATTGTGGAAGAATAGGGTAAACTCATCCCCATCGCTTCAAAGGCTGAGGACATAGTATTGGCTGTGTACATTCCACCGCAAGAACCAGCACCAGGACAAGCTTGACGTTCGACTGCTAATAGTTCTTCAGAGTCAATTTTGCCAGCGCTATATTGGCCTACAGCTTCAAAAGAACTGACAACTGTTAAATCTTTACCATTGTAGTGTCCGGGTTTAATTGTCCCACCGTAAACAAAGATAGCCGGGATATTCATCCGTGCGATTGCAATCATTGCCCCTGGCATATTTTTATCACAGCCACCAATGGCAATTACGCCATCCATATTTTGTCCGTTACAGACGGTTTCAATGGAGTCAGCAATTACTTCTCGTGACACGAGGGAATATTTCATCCCCTCAGTTCCCATAGAAATCCCATCACTAATAGTAATTGTGCCGAACATTTGCGGCATTGCCCCGGCTCGTTTAATTCCCGCTTCAGCTCGTTGTGCTAGTTGATTAATCCCCATGTTACAGGGAGTGATGGTGCTGTAAGCATTAGCCACACCCACAATTGCTTTGTTAAAGTCTTCATCCTGAAAACCTACTGCACGCAGCATAGCCCGATTAGGCGATCGCTGTACTCCTTGCGTGACCACTTTACTTCTGAAATTCTCTGAAACTGTCTTTTCACCCATTGCTCTACCCTCGCTCAAATCTCTGTACGAGTATCATAGGTAGACTTGTTTGAGATGTCCAATATATATTTATTTAAAATTAAGACTTATAAAATATCAAAAAAACAAACTACAATATCTGTGCTGAAAGCCGCAGAAAGACTGCATATATTAATTAGTTACACTAATAATTAGGTATACATATTTCACGAAAGACTGTATAATAATCTAACTACGTTAAATCGACCGACAAACAGTAATATATTGTCTAACAAACGTAGATACCTGCTAGTCAAAATTATTTAACTGCACTGATCGACACATCTCGCTTCTGTCTTATTGCTCTGGTTTGAGTTGTGCAATCTCAAATACTTTGCATTCACGATAATTACAAGGAGAGGATTTCATGAGCAACATACAACTTTACTTTGCTAAAGCTTCTACCTTCTCACAACGTACCCGTGTAGTCTTACTGGAAAAAGGCATTGAATTTACCCCAGTAGAAATTGACTTACAGCACAAACCAGATGGGTATACACAGATTTCCCGCTATGGCAAAGTGCCGGCTATTCAACACGGGGATGTAATTATCTATGAATCTGCGATTATTAATGAATATCTAGATGAAGTGTTCCCCGAACCACCATTGTTACCTCGCGATCCCGCAAAAAAAGCGATCGCGCGCATCTGGATAGACTACGCCAATACTCGCCTTGTCCCGGCTTTTAACAAATTTCTGCGTGGTAAAGATAGCCAAGAACAGGAACAAGGCAGAAAAGAGTTCATAGAAGCACTTCTATATATCGAACAAGAAGGATTGGGCAAAGGCGATTACTTCTTAGGAGATCAGTTTAGCCTGGTTGATATTAGCTTCTATCCTTGGTTTGAACGTTTACCACTATTAGAACACTTCCGTAACTTTACGCTACCAGCAGAAACACCGCGTTTGCAGACATGGTGGAGTATAGTACGCGATCGCCCTTCAATTCAAGCAGTCGCAAATCCTGTGGACTTCTATTTACAAAGATTCGCGAAAATTCTTGGCGAACCGATTCCTGTTGGTGCAGCACAAAAATAGAACACAGGGGGCGCTCGTTTAGAATTAGCAGCACGGGGTATAGATAATGGCGAAATTGAGTCACTATGGCAACCTGTTGTTGCAATAGTGAATGTTTGGCGAGCGATCACCCAACCAATCCAAGAGTCACCGTTAGCATTGTGTGATGCCCAAAGCATTGCACCAACAGACCTTGTAGCTAGCGATTTAGTGTACCGCGATCGCATTGGGGAGACATACGCAGTCACGTATAATCCCCAACATCAATGGTTCTAGTTCCCACAAATGCACAGAGACGAAGCCCTATTTATCAAATGCTTCGACTCCGCAGAAGATGGACGCGCTCGTTTTGCCGCCCATACAGCCTTTGAAGATCCCACTATTCCAGCCGATGCACCCCCACGA
The genomic region above belongs to Calothrix sp. NIES-2098 and contains:
- a CDS encoding dihydroxy-acid dehydratase; this encodes MGEKTVSENFRSKVVTQGVQRSPNRAMLRAVGFQDEDFNKAIVGVANAYSTITPCNMGINQLAQRAEAGIKRAGAMPQMFGTITISDGISMGTEGMKYSLVSREVIADSIETVCNGQNMDGVIAIGGCDKNMPGAMIAIARMNIPAIFVYGGTIKPGHYNGKDLTVVSSFEAVGQYSAGKIDSEELLAVERQACPGAGSCGGMYTANTMSSAFEAMGMSLPYSSTMAAEDEEKADSTEESAKVLVEAICNQLLPRQIITRKSIENAISVIMAVGGSTNAVLHFLAIAHAAGVELNLDDFETIRDRVPVLCDLKPSGRYVATDLHKVGGIPQVMKMLLVHGLLHGECITITGKTIAEILADVPDEPPSNQDVIRPWNNPMYSQGHLAILKGNLATEGAVAKITGVKNPSITGPARVFDSEEECLDAILAGKIQVGDVIVIRYEGPKGGPGMREMLAPTSAIIGAGLGDSVGLITDGRFSGGTYGMVVGHVAPEAAVGGAIALVEEGDSITIDANSRLLQINISDVELANRRAKWQPRPPRYTKGILAKYAKLVSSSSVGAVTDLDLFNE
- a CDS encoding glucose-inhibited division protein A — protein: MSANQLAEQSFASDSNLDLEADVLVIGGGPAGTWAAYNAAAAGVRVVLVDKGYCGSSGATASGGTSVWYVANPNQRETAMASREALGGFLSERDWMERVLDRTQANLHQLGDWGYPFPSDQQGQPYYRSLQQGAEYMRLMRKQVKKAGVQILDHSPALELLLDEAGAVAGAKGIRRQAGGRWTVRAKAVVIATGGCAFLSKALGCNVLTGDGYLMAAEAGVEMSGMEFSNAYALTPAFASVTKGAFYRWATFTYEDGTVIEGAGSQRGRSIIAKTLLNQPVYCSLHETPEEVRAWMRTIQHNFFLPFDRRGIDPFTQRFPVTLRLEGTVRGTGGIRIVDNSCATSVSGLYAAGDAATRELICGGFTGGGSYNAAWAMSSGYWSGQAAANYARQLGDKANQRRVHSIGQAGVSSESNNTFDPQEIIKATQAEVIPYDRNLFRTEQGLSDSLERLHSLWREVRHSNAPTDSQALPAREAAAMVATARWMYTSAQARKETRGMHKHQDFPQQDANQQYRLVSGGLDTVWAKPEQEVVKRELVAL
- a CDS encoding putative carboxymethylenebutenolidase, with translation MKELTRRKFIATATLATGFAVAVQPIYAQVITTDAKGLLAGAVKIPVQDGEIPAYRAVPATGGNFPVVLVIQEIFGVHEHIQDVCRRFAKLGYLAIAPELFARQGDVSKLSNIDEIRKVVAKVPDAQVLSDLDAAVNWAVKSAKGNADKLAITGFCWGGRITWLYSAHNPKVKAGVAWYGRLVGDSTELTPRHPIDIASNLKVPVLGLYGGKDTGIPLETVEQMRVGIARRRHRLKSSSSKSEIVVYPDAPHAFFADYRPSYREKEAKDGWKRLQAWFKKYGV
- a CDS encoding glutathione S-transferase-like protein, yielding MSNIQLYFAKASTFSQRTRVVLLEKGIEFTPVEIDLQHKPDGYTQISRYGKVPAIQHGDVIIYESAIINEYLDEVFPEPPLLPRDPAKKAIARIWIDYANTRLVPAFNKFLRGKDSQEQEQGRKEFIEALLYIEQEGLGKGDYFLGDQFSLVDISFYPWFERLPLLEHFRNFTLPAETPRLQTWWSIVRDRPSIQAVANPVDFYLQRFAKILGEPIPVGAAQK
- a CDS encoding aliphatic sulfonate ABC transporter periplasmic ligand-binding protein, whose product is MSSQVIERSFLHRLLASVTTVALLSSLASCTSPQSQSNNSAVASSNTGANSAEAKTLVLRVGFISSESKLPIGPEGWALQKGTLTPALKSLGVTEVKFIPFVGGPALNEALVSGQLDMGLYGDTPALVGKAAGLSTRLINQTRVGQNAWLITNKNGVSSVAQLNGTKVGVAKGTYPHRYLMGLLEKEGLSKDVKVVQIPSADAKPALERGDISAYPFAMGAGPTLVSQGFPAIDQAKDHQGLVGTGVSVVTENFLSQHPELPQTWNQMRKAALQEIKAKPEEFYQFAAQASGNLPLPIVKESYPLDLYPTEPFTPEGLKLLNSTKQFLAEQKLLKSDFHIKDWQIPNP
- a CDS encoding 4Fe-4S ferredoxin, iron-sulfur binding protein; its protein translation is MIELVSESRCIKCNLCVTACPTNVFDAVPGSAPKIARQSDCQTCYMCELYCPVDALYVDPNAEESVPVDEETLIADGLLGSYRKNVGWGKGRTPAAKNEKSAYYYPVMQSSSNLPTDAQGRILPWGTQQANS
- a CDS encoding glucose-inhibited division protein A, which gives rise to MNFRQNASNLDLATDVLIIGGGPSGTWAAWNAANSGAKVVLVDKGYCGTSGAAAASGNGVWYVPPDPEQREAAMASREAMGGFLADRNWMTRVLNRTYDNINSLADEGYPFSVDANGNVIRRSLQGPEYMRFMRRKIKQAGVKILDHSPALELLVDAEGAVAGAKGINRQSGERWTVRAGAVVIATGGCAFLSKALGCNVLTGDGLLMAAEAGADFSGMEFSNAYAISPAFASVTKTRYYDWASFTYEDGTVIEGAGSKRGRSVIAKTLLTQPVYACLDQNMDEETKAWMRASQPNFFVVFDRAAIDPFTQRFPITLRLEGTVRGTGGIKITDYTCATSVKGLYAAGDAATRELICGGFTGGGSHNAAWAMSSGYWSGQSAANYALSLGEQATQRSVQGVGEAGLHGEGHHKFSPDEAIAATQAEVFPYDRNLFRSATGLNASLDRLNDLWQEIRHSHTPDDSQIVRSREAAAMVATARWMYNSGLQRQETRGMHKRMDYPQQDPNQQYRLLSGGLDKIWVKPESVVANRELVTV